In Pseudonocardia sp. C8, one genomic interval encodes:
- a CDS encoding acyl-CoA dehydrogenase family protein — MDRTERTTFDRAVQGILADVWGGPGSAATGCLDPLWAAAVDAGWLDLAGSGALGALVRAARGMGRVACPLPLADSYVAVELLGEQHPALGARIRDAVVRPLVVSGPDVLRTLDAVPTATHVVELPPTGPARVVPIESYRVRPGVPVPALAEAQVGEPELEAEVSDAQRRHAFAVLRLALAARAIAAAERSLELATEHAMVRHQFGRPIGSFGAVQQRIADSHIDARAAGLLIEEAIRLSPSGHGAGSGDAGVDASERWLLAVALAVEHARTAASHVQFGAQHTLGAIGFFDEHEAPWLFRRVHTDIARLLDLPAESVADRLLGADRSLPPVDLDAGAAEFRHQLRTFLSESGLRRHAPQPFIDDPDTVRTLADANLFGLAWPPEHGGRGLRGAEQAVLMEEVGYGRVAASAALNAVMFLGDAIIRFGSAAQRDTFLPLIRQGRLRFCLGYSEPETGSDLGGLVTRAVRDGDGWVVNGQKTWTTRAHESDWIWLAVRTDPDRSKRHAGISVFLVPLSTPGITVKQHRSQAGEVSCSVFLDEVRVADDARIGDVSAGWSVITTALAGERVAMGAVTGSLHALLDELLTLLRREPELAGPPGSVKRAHVTTLATRLQAARLLVRDAVEAITAGTGSRIEAPMAGVMGGELAEQFGRTVPELLGPQALLEDAPGNGTFGHNLLLSVKYVVGGGTNDVLRGLIARGLGLPR; from the coding sequence ATGGACCGTACCGAGCGAACGACCTTCGACCGTGCCGTACAGGGCATCCTCGCCGACGTCTGGGGTGGACCCGGCTCGGCGGCCACGGGGTGCCTGGACCCGCTGTGGGCTGCGGCCGTCGACGCCGGCTGGCTCGACCTGGCCGGCTCCGGAGCGTTGGGCGCGCTCGTCCGTGCGGCACGCGGCATGGGACGGGTCGCCTGCCCGCTCCCCCTTGCCGACTCCTATGTGGCCGTCGAGCTGCTGGGCGAGCAGCACCCGGCGCTGGGTGCGCGGATCCGGGACGCGGTGGTGCGCCCGCTCGTCGTGTCCGGGCCGGACGTGCTGCGGACGCTCGACGCCGTACCCACTGCGACACATGTCGTCGAGCTACCGCCCACCGGGCCGGCCCGGGTCGTACCGATCGAGTCCTACCGGGTCCGGCCGGGCGTGCCCGTTCCGGCCCTGGCAGAGGCGCAGGTCGGGGAACCGGAGCTCGAGGCCGAGGTCTCCGATGCGCAGCGCCGGCACGCGTTCGCCGTCCTGCGTCTGGCGCTCGCCGCCCGGGCGATCGCGGCCGCCGAGCGGAGCCTCGAGCTTGCGACGGAGCACGCCATGGTCCGCCACCAGTTCGGCCGTCCGATCGGCAGCTTCGGCGCAGTACAGCAGCGGATCGCCGACTCGCACATCGACGCCAGGGCCGCGGGCCTGCTGATCGAGGAAGCGATCCGTCTGTCCCCCTCCGGGCATGGCGCAGGGAGCGGCGACGCCGGCGTGGACGCGTCCGAACGGTGGCTGCTCGCTGTCGCTCTCGCGGTCGAGCACGCCCGGACGGCGGCCTCGCACGTGCAGTTCGGCGCCCAGCACACGTTGGGCGCCATCGGGTTCTTCGACGAGCACGAAGCCCCCTGGCTGTTCCGGCGGGTCCACACCGACATCGCCCGCCTCCTCGACCTTCCGGCCGAGTCGGTGGCGGACCGGCTTCTCGGCGCCGACCGGTCACTGCCGCCGGTCGACCTCGACGCCGGCGCCGCGGAGTTCCGGCACCAGTTGCGCACGTTCCTGTCCGAGTCCGGACTCCGCCGGCACGCACCACAGCCCTTCATCGACGATCCGGACACGGTCCGGACCCTCGCCGATGCGAACCTGTTCGGCCTGGCGTGGCCACCTGAGCACGGAGGTCGCGGGCTGCGCGGGGCCGAGCAGGCCGTCCTGATGGAGGAGGTCGGCTACGGCCGGGTGGCGGCCTCCGCCGCCCTCAACGCAGTGATGTTCCTCGGCGACGCGATCATCCGGTTCGGCTCCGCGGCCCAACGTGACACGTTCCTGCCGCTCATCCGTCAGGGACGGCTCCGCTTCTGCCTGGGCTACAGCGAGCCGGAAACCGGCTCGGACCTCGGCGGGCTCGTGACCCGGGCGGTCCGTGACGGGGACGGCTGGGTGGTGAACGGCCAGAAGACATGGACCACCCGGGCCCACGAGTCGGACTGGATCTGGCTCGCGGTGCGTACCGACCCGGACCGCTCCAAGCGGCATGCGGGAATCAGCGTCTTCCTCGTCCCCCTCAGCACCCCGGGCATCACCGTCAAGCAGCACCGCTCGCAGGCCGGCGAGGTCTCCTGCAGCGTGTTCCTCGACGAGGTCCGCGTCGCCGACGACGCCCGGATCGGTGACGTGTCGGCCGGCTGGTCCGTCATCACGACCGCCCTGGCCGGTGAACGCGTCGCGATGGGGGCCGTCACCGGATCGCTGCACGCCCTGCTGGACGAGCTGCTCACCCTCCTTCGTCGCGAACCGGAACTCGCGGGACCGCCCGGATCGGTGAAGCGGGCCCACGTCACGACCCTCGCGACCCGGCTCCAAGCAGCACGTCTCCTGGTACGCGACGCCGTGGAGGCGATCACCGCCGGCACCGGGAGCCGGATCGAGGCACCCATGGCCGGCGTGATGGGCGGGGAGCTCGCCGAGCAGTTCGGCCGGACGGTTCCTGAGCTCCTCGGCCCGCAAGCGCTGCTGGAGGACGCGCCGGGGAACGGCACATTCGGCCACAACCTGCTGCTGTCCGTCAAGTATGTGGTGGGCGGTGGCACGAACGACGTCCTCCGGGGGCTCATCGCCCGCGGTCTCGGACTGCCGCGCTAG
- a CDS encoding transporter, whose translation MPSHRHAAISGVGQTEFSSSSGRSTVRLAYEAISAAARDAGISTSQIDGIVPFPMGPTSEDLMPLLGTVDVRFTAVPHLGGASSTAGLRLAALAVENGTAENVAVFVARNGRSGERIDQRVRQLTGQLYRQQLEYVHGMNTPAQWYSLLCRRHMHEFGTTREALGTVALTMRRHAQLNEHAQMHGRELTWEQYLSAPVIADPYLRYDCCLETDGAAAVIVSSVARARDAVHAPVRIASVVEGHPDSADDLANRRDFFNTGLTKAAPRGFGIAGLTPADVDVALVYDCFTFEVIQQLEEAGFCDRGEGGPFVTEGNIALDGSLPVNPHGGLLSEGHVAGMNHVVEAVHQLRNGCGARQVPGARVAAVTGWGDLGDGALALLTSD comes from the coding sequence ATGCCGTCACACCGGCACGCCGCCATCTCCGGGGTCGGGCAGACCGAGTTCTCCTCGTCCAGCGGCCGGAGCACGGTCCGGCTCGCCTACGAGGCGATCAGCGCGGCCGCCCGGGACGCGGGGATCTCCACCTCGCAGATCGACGGGATCGTGCCGTTCCCCATGGGGCCCACGAGCGAGGACCTCATGCCGCTGCTGGGCACCGTCGACGTCAGGTTCACCGCGGTGCCGCACCTGGGCGGCGCCAGCAGCACGGCGGGCCTGCGGCTTGCCGCGCTCGCCGTCGAGAACGGGACCGCCGAGAACGTCGCCGTGTTCGTCGCGCGCAACGGCCGCTCCGGCGAGCGCATCGACCAGCGCGTACGCCAGCTCACCGGGCAGCTCTACCGCCAGCAGCTGGAGTACGTCCACGGGATGAACACCCCCGCCCAGTGGTACTCGCTGCTCTGCCGACGCCACATGCACGAGTTCGGCACGACCCGCGAGGCACTCGGGACCGTCGCCCTGACGATGCGCCGGCACGCCCAGCTCAACGAGCACGCGCAGATGCACGGTCGTGAGCTGACCTGGGAGCAGTACCTGTCCGCCCCGGTGATCGCCGACCCCTACCTGAGGTACGACTGCTGCCTGGAGACGGACGGTGCCGCGGCGGTGATCGTCAGCTCGGTCGCGCGGGCACGCGACGCCGTGCACGCGCCGGTCCGGATCGCTTCGGTGGTCGAGGGGCACCCGGACTCGGCCGACGACCTCGCGAACCGGCGCGACTTCTTCAACACCGGCCTCACCAAGGCCGCGCCCCGCGGGTTCGGCATCGCCGGCCTCACGCCCGCCGACGTCGACGTCGCGCTCGTGTACGACTGCTTCACCTTCGAGGTGATCCAGCAGCTGGAGGAGGCCGGATTCTGCGACCGCGGTGAGGGTGGGCCGTTCGTCACCGAGGGCAACATCGCGCTGGACGGATCCCTGCCGGTGAACCCGCACGGCGGGCTGCTCTCCGAGGGGCACGTGGCCGGGATGAACCACGTCGTCGAGGCCGTGCACCAGTTGCGGAACGGCTGCGGCGCCCGGCAGGTACCGGGCGCACGCGTCGCCGCCGTGACCGGCTGGGGCGATCTGGGCGACGGCGCACTCGCCCTCCTGACCTCCGACTGA
- a CDS encoding Zn-ribbon domain-containing OB-fold protein, which yields MTTDSELAGYHAGLAAGELRAPWCLACERFSWPPRPVCPHCTAGHVEWRPLERSASLFTWTVVGRSTLPEFHGTEPYAVGVLDFEDAGIRVVGYIDASPDELYIGAPMTLQVRPRGSLGPQACWRIEEDG from the coding sequence ATGACGACCGACAGCGAACTCGCGGGCTACCACGCCGGTCTCGCCGCCGGTGAGCTCCGCGCACCGTGGTGCCTGGCCTGCGAGCGGTTCTCCTGGCCACCGCGCCCCGTCTGCCCCCACTGCACGGCCGGCCACGTCGAGTGGCGACCGCTGGAACGCTCCGCGAGCCTGTTCACCTGGACCGTGGTCGGGCGTTCCACCCTGCCCGAGTTCCACGGCACCGAGCCGTACGCGGTCGGTGTCCTGGACTTCGAGGACGCCGGCATCCGCGTGGTCGGCTACATCGACGCGTCCCCCGACGAGCTCTACATCGGCGCGCCGATGACTCTGCAGGTCCGGCCACGCGGCTCGCTCGGACCGCAGGCCTGCTGGCGCATCGAGGAGGACGGATGA
- a CDS encoding MaoC family dehydratase N-terminal domain-containing protein, whose product MSLLAPEAHDWVGRSETYAPYPVTRTDIARYCHVLGLDDAVYLDPGAARAAGHPDVVAPPGYHMVIRHAMPNVRPLADLAPDGGSPDLTPPSSATRRMAGETTTDFLSDIHAGNEITLTKTLTAVTEKAGRSGPLGLVTYQLDYRTAAGELTVRETYVRILR is encoded by the coding sequence ATGAGCCTCCTGGCACCGGAGGCGCACGACTGGGTCGGGCGCTCCGAGACCTACGCCCCGTACCCGGTGACCCGCACCGACATCGCCCGGTACTGCCACGTCCTCGGCCTGGACGACGCGGTGTACCTCGACCCCGGGGCCGCGCGCGCGGCCGGCCATCCGGACGTCGTCGCCCCACCGGGCTACCACATGGTCATCCGGCACGCGATGCCGAACGTGCGGCCGCTGGCCGACCTGGCTCCGGACGGCGGCAGCCCCGACCTCACCCCGCCCAGCTCGGCGACCCGGCGGATGGCCGGCGAGACCACCACCGACTTCCTGTCCGACATCCACGCCGGGAACGAGATCACCCTGACCAAGACCCTGACCGCGGTGACCGAGAAGGCCGGGCGTTCCGGCCCGCTCGGCCTCGTCACCTACCAGCTGGACTACCGGACCGCCGCGGGCGAGCTCACGGTCCGCGAGACCTACGTCCGGATCCTCCGATGA
- a CDS encoding nitronate monooxygenase produces MHTAFRTMIGREYPIVAFSHCRDVVAAVSRAGGLGVLGASRYTPEELEAELDWLDREAGDAGYGLDFLLPARFDTDPPPPDELPVEHREFVDTLLERYEVPELTDWQRAEVVAEQEKRRTMVSAAREMWELAAGRPIRLYASALGAPPPEFVAAAHERGAIIGGLAGSVRHAERQKAAGVDFVVAAGTEAGGHCGEIATMVLTPDVVDVMGSTPVLAAGGIGTGRQMAAALALGAQGVWTGSIWLSTREAETHPVVLDKMLRAGAGDAVRSRASTGKFARQLRSAWTDEWADPAGPEPLGMPDQFRLIAEAKARIDRSAHRSPGAEKLVNYYVGQLVGRMTRTTTVREVVEGFVHEYVEAVERLGSISGLDPG; encoded by the coding sequence ATGCACACCGCCTTCAGGACGATGATCGGGCGCGAGTACCCGATCGTGGCCTTCAGCCACTGCCGCGACGTCGTGGCGGCCGTGTCGCGCGCCGGAGGGCTCGGCGTGCTCGGAGCCTCCCGGTACACGCCCGAGGAGCTGGAGGCCGAGCTCGACTGGCTGGACCGGGAGGCCGGCGACGCCGGCTACGGCCTCGACTTCCTGCTGCCCGCACGGTTCGACACCGATCCGCCGCCGCCCGACGAGCTGCCGGTGGAGCACCGGGAGTTCGTCGACACGTTGCTGGAGCGGTACGAGGTACCCGAGCTCACCGACTGGCAACGCGCCGAGGTCGTCGCCGAGCAGGAGAAACGGCGCACCATGGTGTCCGCGGCCCGGGAGATGTGGGAGCTCGCCGCGGGACGTCCGATCCGGCTCTACGCCAGCGCACTCGGCGCCCCGCCACCGGAGTTCGTCGCCGCCGCCCACGAGCGCGGCGCGATCATCGGGGGGCTGGCCGGGTCGGTACGGCATGCCGAGCGGCAGAAGGCCGCGGGGGTCGACTTCGTCGTCGCCGCGGGTACCGAGGCGGGCGGCCACTGCGGCGAGATCGCGACCATGGTCCTGACCCCCGACGTCGTGGACGTCATGGGGTCGACTCCGGTGCTGGCGGCCGGTGGCATCGGGACCGGCCGTCAGATGGCGGCGGCGCTCGCGCTGGGCGCCCAGGGGGTGTGGACGGGGTCGATCTGGCTGAGCACGCGCGAGGCCGAGACCCATCCGGTGGTCCTGGACAAGATGCTCCGCGCCGGCGCCGGCGACGCCGTGCGGTCCCGGGCGAGCACCGGCAAGTTCGCCCGTCAGCTCCGCTCGGCCTGGACCGACGAGTGGGCCGATCCGGCCGGCCCCGAACCGCTCGGTATGCCCGACCAGTTCCGGCTGATCGCCGAGGCCAAGGCCCGGATCGACCGGTCCGCCCACCGGTCCCCCGGGGCCGAGAAGCTGGTGAACTACTACGTCGGCCAGCTCGTGGGCCGCATGACGCGGACGACGACCGTGCGGGAGGTCGTCGAGGGATTCGTACACGAGTACGTCGAGGCCGTGGAACGCCTCGGGTCGATCAGCGGACTCGACCCGGGGTGA
- a CDS encoding alpha/beta hydrolase → MAAPDDILLPADLLRFQTTLAPPAGRTALDVLAAADPYTNQNADAGLLVGRRVPIRQVAGWDVTADVYRPATAGPLPVLVYLHGGGWVLGAPSTHRRLARDIAGLGLVVVVVDYRRAPRHRFPAAVDDTTDAIEWARRHASTWGGDPDRMVVAGDSAGANLAAAALALGAEGCSAAVLAYGIYDVHRALPLLSGLVGGPDPDSQLYLDPVDARRLVDDPRLHPERHCAGFPPTLVLVGRRDPLVGESRALAKQLTDRGVVHSYVEVEDAPHGFLQMPTESWHTDGLAVIGEFLTDVLPPTAHPGAGPGHARR, encoded by the coding sequence ATGGCCGCTCCCGACGACATCCTGCTCCCGGCGGACCTGCTCCGGTTCCAGACCACCCTGGCCCCACCGGCAGGCCGCACGGCGCTCGACGTGCTGGCGGCCGCGGACCCGTACACGAACCAGAACGCCGACGCCGGCCTCCTCGTCGGCCGCCGTGTCCCGATCCGGCAGGTCGCCGGGTGGGACGTCACCGCGGACGTCTACCGGCCCGCCACCGCCGGACCACTCCCGGTGCTGGTGTACCTGCACGGGGGCGGGTGGGTGCTCGGGGCACCGAGCACCCACCGGCGACTCGCCCGTGACATCGCCGGGCTGGGCCTGGTGGTGGTCGTCGTCGACTACCGGCGCGCTCCGCGGCACCGGTTCCCCGCCGCCGTCGACGACACGACGGATGCGATCGAGTGGGCCCGGCGTCACGCCTCGACGTGGGGAGGGGACCCGGACCGCATGGTGGTGGCCGGGGACTCGGCCGGAGCCAACCTCGCCGCGGCGGCGCTGGCACTCGGTGCCGAGGGCTGCTCGGCCGCGGTCCTGGCGTACGGGATCTACGACGTCCACCGCGCGCTCCCGCTGCTCTCCGGCCTCGTGGGCGGGCCGGACCCCGACTCGCAGCTCTATCTCGACCCGGTCGACGCCCGCCGGCTCGTCGACGATCCCCGACTCCACCCGGAACGGCACTGCGCCGGGTTCCCCCCGACACTGGTGCTCGTCGGTCGGCGTGACCCGCTGGTGGGGGAGAGCCGGGCCCTGGCGAAGCAGCTGACGGACCGCGGCGTCGTGCACTCCTACGTCGAGGTCGAGGATGCGCCCCACGGCTTCCTGCAGATGCCGACCGAGAGCTGGCACACCGACGGCCTCGCGGTCATCGGGGAGTTCCTGACCGACGTGCTGCCGCCGACCGCCCACCCGGGGGCCGGTCCCGGGCACGCGAGACGCTGA
- a CDS encoding SDR family NAD(P)-dependent oxidoreductase gives MNSTLAGRVVLVTGGASGIGAAVCRRAAATGASVVVADIDVPKAREIAGEVGGHALELDVTSEASVSAGVAAAEEAAGPVDVLVTSAGITQPPHPPEELEQSVWDRVQDVDLRGTWLCAVAVGRRMAVRGGGSIVTIASIAGMRSMPLHSYTPAKAAVIAMSADLATEWGRSGVRVNSVSPGYVLTPLLQEQIDDGQRDPSNLMESSALGRMVQTEEVADAVCFLASDAASAITGINLPVDAGWLVAPTWRTYRGVPDKR, from the coding sequence ATGAACTCCACATTGGCCGGGCGCGTCGTGCTCGTCACCGGTGGCGCGAGCGGCATCGGAGCGGCCGTCTGCCGCCGAGCGGCCGCGACCGGGGCATCGGTGGTCGTCGCCGACATCGACGTGCCGAAGGCCCGCGAGATCGCGGGTGAGGTCGGGGGGCACGCGCTCGAGCTCGATGTGACCTCGGAGGCGTCGGTGTCGGCCGGGGTCGCGGCGGCCGAGGAGGCTGCCGGTCCGGTCGACGTGCTGGTGACCTCGGCCGGGATCACCCAGCCCCCGCACCCGCCGGAGGAGCTGGAGCAGTCGGTCTGGGACCGGGTCCAGGACGTGGACCTGCGGGGGACGTGGCTCTGCGCGGTCGCCGTGGGCCGCAGGATGGCGGTGCGGGGCGGCGGGAGCATCGTGACGATCGCCTCCATCGCCGGCATGCGGTCGATGCCGCTGCACTCCTACACGCCCGCGAAGGCCGCCGTCATCGCGATGTCCGCGGACCTGGCGACCGAGTGGGGACGCTCCGGCGTCCGGGTGAACTCGGTGTCACCCGGGTACGTGCTCACCCCGCTCCTGCAGGAGCAGATCGACGACGGGCAGCGGGACCCGTCGAACCTGATGGAGTCGTCCGCGCTCGGACGCATGGTGCAGACCGAGGAGGTCGCGGACGCCGTGTGCTTCCTGGCCTCCGACGCGGCCTCGGCGATCACGGGCATCAACCTCCCCGTCGACGCGGGGTGGCTCGTCGCGCCGACGTGGCGGACCTACCGCGGTGTCCCCGACAAGCGATGA
- a CDS encoding NAD(P)/FAD-dependent oxidoreductase — protein sequence MTATTRTISAQDGELRAALEDANIPTLLLVLAHLTGDRSWLDGPYRPSRTVATNDNDSAGLPEERRREVRERAFDVLTAVRDGALEPGAPPGQDEIVDWLSLSLGETVPPEYGPALAEEGGFVDRSASWPGDEPPARREDLHVVVIGAGEGGVCAAAALKALGIPFTVIERHDRVGGVWLENSYPGAGVDTPSHLYSYSWAQQYGWSRYFAKQPEILEYLRRCARDRGLLEHIRFRTEVTAAVWDDEARNWRVTVRPAAEGDGPADDPHAGEEIRADVVISAVGQLNRPARPDIPGLADFPGPVFHSARWDHEVDLTGKRVAVLGTGASAMQIVPAIAGTPAHTTIFQRSAQWAVPNDNYLRELSPATQLLMDQVPWYAAWYRLRLLWMYQDKLHPTLQIDPDWPHPDRAVNRTNDKHRAFLVKHLMSEIVGHEDELLDKVLPTYPPYGKRILIDNRWFETLRRDDVSLETAGVQEIEGNTLVLADGSRHEADVLVLATGFQSRRMLYPMDVRGRSGRSLREIWGDDDAYAHLGISVPDFPNFFLLYGPNTNLGHGGSVIFHTECQVGYITRLLVRMIESGLDSVEVRADVCTAYNERVDEAHSRMIWTHPGMSTWYRNAAGRVVTNTPWRLIDYWYMTREPDLAEFHVGSRERIGAVS from the coding sequence ATGACGGCAACGACGCGCACGATCTCGGCGCAGGACGGTGAGCTGCGAGCGGCGCTCGAGGACGCCAACATCCCGACACTGCTCCTCGTGCTGGCGCACCTGACCGGTGACCGGTCGTGGCTGGACGGCCCCTACCGCCCCAGCCGCACGGTGGCGACCAACGACAACGACTCGGCCGGGTTGCCCGAGGAACGCCGGCGCGAGGTGCGTGAGCGTGCCTTCGACGTCCTCACCGCGGTGCGGGACGGCGCTCTGGAACCCGGTGCACCGCCCGGGCAGGACGAGATCGTCGACTGGTTGTCCTTGTCCCTCGGTGAGACCGTGCCGCCGGAGTACGGTCCGGCACTGGCCGAGGAGGGCGGGTTCGTCGATCGTTCCGCGTCCTGGCCGGGCGACGAGCCACCGGCTCGCCGCGAGGATCTCCACGTGGTCGTCATCGGTGCCGGCGAAGGAGGTGTCTGCGCCGCGGCCGCCCTGAAGGCACTCGGCATCCCGTTCACCGTGATCGAACGGCACGACCGGGTCGGCGGGGTGTGGCTGGAGAACTCCTACCCGGGAGCGGGCGTCGACACCCCGAGTCACCTGTACTCGTACTCCTGGGCCCAGCAGTACGGCTGGAGCCGCTACTTCGCGAAACAGCCCGAGATCCTCGAGTACCTCCGGCGATGTGCACGGGACCGGGGCCTGCTGGAGCACATCCGGTTCCGGACGGAGGTCACGGCCGCCGTCTGGGACGACGAGGCCCGGAACTGGCGGGTCACGGTGCGACCCGCCGCGGAGGGCGACGGTCCGGCCGACGATCCTCACGCCGGCGAGGAGATCCGTGCCGACGTGGTGATCAGCGCGGTCGGTCAGCTCAACCGGCCGGCCCGGCCCGACATCCCCGGGCTCGCGGACTTCCCCGGACCGGTGTTCCACAGTGCCCGGTGGGACCACGAGGTCGACCTGACGGGCAAGCGCGTGGCGGTGCTCGGTACCGGTGCCAGCGCGATGCAGATCGTCCCCGCCATCGCCGGCACACCCGCGCACACGACGATCTTTCAACGCTCCGCGCAGTGGGCCGTCCCGAACGACAACTACCTCCGCGAGCTCAGCCCCGCCACGCAGCTGCTCATGGACCAGGTGCCCTGGTACGCAGCGTGGTACCGGCTCCGTCTGCTGTGGATGTACCAGGACAAGCTCCACCCGACCCTGCAGATCGATCCGGACTGGCCGCATCCGGATCGGGCGGTGAACAGGACGAACGACAAGCACCGGGCCTTCCTGGTGAAGCACCTGATGAGCGAGATCGTGGGGCACGAGGACGAGCTGCTCGACAAGGTGCTGCCGACCTATCCGCCCTACGGCAAGCGGATCCTCATCGACAACCGCTGGTTCGAGACCCTCCGCCGCGACGACGTCTCCCTGGAGACGGCCGGGGTGCAGGAGATCGAGGGCAACACCCTGGTCCTCGCCGACGGCAGCCGGCACGAGGCCGACGTGCTCGTCCTGGCGACCGGCTTCCAGAGCCGGCGGATGCTCTACCCGATGGACGTCCGCGGCCGATCGGGTCGCTCGCTCCGCGAGATCTGGGGCGACGACGACGCCTACGCCCACCTCGGTATCTCGGTGCCCGACTTCCCGAACTTCTTCCTCCTCTACGGGCCCAACACCAACCTCGGGCACGGGGGGAGCGTCATCTTCCACACCGAGTGCCAGGTCGGGTACATCACCCGCCTGCTCGTCCGGATGATCGAGTCCGGGCTGGACAGCGTCGAGGTCCGCGCGGACGTCTGCACCGCGTACAACGAGCGCGTCGACGAGGCCCACTCCCGGATGATCTGGACGCACCCGGGCATGTCGACCTGGTACCGCAACGCGGCCGGGCGGGTCGTGACCAACACCCCGTGGCGCTTGATCGATTACTGGTACATGACCAGGGAGCCGGACCTCGCCGAGTTCCACGTCGGCTCCCGCGAACGGATCGGAGCGGTCTCATGA
- a CDS encoding long-chain fatty acid--CoA ligase: MTDPVLNLATVLDHNTARRPRQVVLTDGDRRLTNEELSERVHALAAGLGAAGIGRGDVVAVLLYNHVEFLETVIAVSRLGAVLLPLNYRLAAQEWSYILGNAEAACLVTEAEFLPAVEPVLGGLPALRTRVLLDAARDGWPAYRDLVDAHRGARVPIAETRADDLHRLMYTSGTTSRPKGVQITHGNVAWKNFAHIIEFGLNRDDRTLVCGPLYHVGGLDLPGTGTWHAGGAIVLLRRFDAAEVVDTIERERPTVVWLAPAMMIAILQLPGVAARDLSSVRLIIGGGEKMPEPLVRHVLDTFPGVWFADAYGLTETVSGDTVNDAGHMLDKVGSVGRPVPHLEVRIVADDGTEAGPGEVGEIALRGPKVTSGYWRDPEATARSWRDGWFHTGDVGRLDDDGYLYVEDRKKDMIVSGGENIATPEVERVLFEHADVVEAAVVGMPHERWGEVPRAFVVLRPGAAPDPAGLRTFCREHLARFKVPAEFVVVPELPRTPSGKVLKRDLRAVPSAQRTDATGP, translated from the coding sequence ATGACCGACCCGGTCCTCAACCTCGCCACCGTCCTGGACCACAACACCGCGCGACGACCTCGGCAGGTCGTCCTCACCGATGGCGACCGCCGGCTGACCAACGAGGAGCTGAGCGAGCGGGTCCACGCCCTCGCGGCCGGGCTCGGTGCGGCCGGGATCGGCCGGGGCGACGTCGTCGCGGTCCTGCTGTACAACCACGTCGAGTTCCTCGAGACCGTGATCGCCGTCAGCCGGCTCGGCGCCGTGCTGCTCCCCCTCAACTACAGGTTGGCCGCCCAGGAGTGGTCGTACATCCTCGGCAACGCGGAGGCCGCCTGCCTGGTGACCGAAGCGGAGTTCCTGCCCGCCGTCGAACCGGTCCTCGGCGGCCTTCCGGCCCTGCGGACGAGGGTGCTGCTCGACGCGGCACGCGACGGCTGGCCGGCCTATCGCGATCTCGTCGACGCGCACCGCGGCGCCCGCGTCCCGATCGCGGAGACGCGCGCCGACGACCTGCACCGGCTGATGTACACCTCCGGGACCACCTCGCGCCCCAAGGGGGTGCAGATCACCCACGGGAACGTGGCGTGGAAGAACTTCGCCCACATCATCGAGTTCGGCCTGAACCGCGACGACCGGACGCTGGTGTGCGGCCCGCTCTACCACGTGGGGGGCCTCGACCTGCCGGGGACGGGAACCTGGCACGCCGGCGGCGCGATCGTCCTGCTCCGGCGCTTCGACGCCGCCGAGGTGGTCGACACGATCGAACGCGAACGTCCGACGGTCGTGTGGCTCGCGCCGGCGATGATGATCGCGATCCTGCAGCTTCCCGGCGTCGCCGCACGGGACCTGAGCTCGGTCCGACTGATCATCGGCGGCGGCGAGAAGATGCCGGAACCCCTCGTCCGGCACGTGCTCGACACCTTCCCCGGCGTGTGGTTCGCCGATGCCTACGGGCTCACCGAGACCGTGTCCGGGGACACCGTCAACGACGCCGGCCACATGCTCGACAAGGTCGGGTCGGTCGGTCGGCCGGTTCCGCACCTGGAGGTCCGGATCGTCGCCGACGACGGCACGGAGGCCGGGCCGGGCGAGGTCGGCGAGATCGCCCTGCGCGGCCCGAAGGTCACCTCGGGCTACTGGCGCGACCCGGAGGCAACCGCACGGTCGTGGCGTGACGGGTGGTTCCACACCGGGGACGTGGGCCGACTCGACGACGACGGCTACCTCTACGTGGAGGACCGCAAGAAGGACATGATCGTCTCGGGCGGCGAGAACATCGCCACCCCGGAGGTCGAACGCGTGCTGTTCGAGCACGCCGACGTCGTCGAGGCCGCGGTCGTCGGCATGCCGCACGAACGCTGGGGCGAGGTCCCGCGCGCCTTCGTCGTCCTGCGGCCCGGAGCCGCTCCCGACCCGGCCGGTCTCCGCACCTTCTGCCGCGAGCACCTGGCGCGGTTCAAGGTGCCGGCCGAGTTCGTCGTCGTGCCCGAACTCCCGCGGACACCGTCGGGCAAGGTCCTCAAACGGGACCTGCGGGCCGTCCCGTCCGCGCAGCGGACCGACGCCACCGGCCCGTGA